The Plodia interpunctella isolate USDA-ARS_2022_Savannah chromosome 22, ilPloInte3.2, whole genome shotgun sequence genome includes the window atatatatttttcagaacGGTAAAATAACGGTAAATGACTTTCTGGACACCATGATGTCAGATCCCGGACCGCCGTGTCTGGTCTGGTTGCCGCTGCTACATCGCCTCGCCAGCGTTGAGAATGGTATgtaatgtaacaaataaatagacgACACTCAACAAATAAGGATTAAACGTGTATCGTTGGTTCAAttgacacaaacacagaagcgcgcacaacacacccagaaccgcaggCAAATATCTGTGATCACAAGCACAAATAATTACACCCCGGGAATCAAACCCACTCCAGATAGCGAACGGAGGTAGTAACCACTATGCAACGAAGCTCATATTTTGccaagtgctggcttgatgtcgtcaaggataaTATGCGTGCCCATGGTATGACTACTAAAGATGCAAATGCCCTGCAAAGTGAAGagtaaaagtaggaaagccaatttatatataaaaatgaaagagttaatatataaacaagtggaataataatagtttcttTACTTTTCTTCAACACACTCCACCGACTccacaataaaattacataatatagcTGTTGTTCCACAGTGAtccactaaaaaaaaacaataaataagtgGAATAATAatggtttctttatttttctccaaaATAAACAACACACTACAACAACTCCACAATAAGAATATACAATATAGCTGTTGTTCCACAGTGGTCCACCCACTAGCCTGCAGCGCTTGCCGCCGCAGTTCGCTGACAGGGTTCCGCTACCGCTGCACTCGATGCGCGAACTACACGCTCTGCCAGGATTGCTTCTGGCGTGGAAGAGTCTCCTCCACGCACACGAACGAACACGAGGTCAAAGAATACGCGGCTTATGTGAGttgcttttgttattttatcatttaaattagcTAATCTTGTTATAAAGCTAttagctagttataaataaagactCCTGTTTTtagaagtttatttaaatattaattaatatagtgtttcaatatttgtatatatccATGTGAGCATTGCGTATTTAGGGCATGCAGTATCCATCATAGATTAAATTGTGAAGGATAGTTTAAACCATAATGCTCGATTATTTGCTAAGACCAGTAATCTTTTAACGTTAAATCCCAGTTTAATCTACAGTTTGGACTAATCCATTAACATTGGACGGTTAATTTAcgatcaaaaattttaaaatcgcgCATGCGCCACTATTTATTCCTAATTcccattatatatttatttatcatatcgCTAACATAGTAAAGATATTTGTTTCAGAAATCGCCATCGAAACAAATCGGTGCGACTCTCCGCAAATCGTTCCGTTGCGTGCCCGAGCGGGCGCGGCCTCAGCTTCCCCGGTACCCTGACCAACCTGAACGCACTCTAAATCTCAGCCATATTGTGTAAGTTTTGCGTGtgcttccgccctagaataggaccactctaaTTCCTCCCATGATACAcatgccttaacagctgatatgCAATAGTAGCATGCCCGAAGAGGCGTGACGTCAGGCAGCCGGCCGGTTATAAAAGCATAGGCatgttttcaaaatgtaatgCTTTAAACTTGGGCTTCGGGGCGTTACAGCTggggaacacgcgaggattatagacaaagtaaaaaaaagtaaaatagtgTAAGTTTTTACTAAGGCGTTAGATTATTTTGATCACTGTTCGAATTCGTGGTATGTCTTGAATTTGATTGTTTAGtctaatttgtaatttgtatttccttcataattaattatttgtaaacttATTTCCAGTATATTCCATACGATACCATTCCTAAAAGGATGATGTTTAGGTACTCTGCATTGTTCACGTTTTTAAGTAATTCTGAGAGACGAAGtaaaaatttttcttttcatgcAGTGGGACGCTTGATGATTTGAGAACCATAGACTGAGAAAACTATAGTCATCGTCATATCTTTCGTTTCAActatacaagaaagagaaacgcGTATTAGAAATAGATATGAGAAGAAACTGGACAGAGCGCTAATATCAACACCTATCTTGTCAGTTGTATGAGATGAGCCGAAAATTTCATCTGATAATCATTTGGCTACATAATTATCTCATTTGTCTTCAATTTTCTCTGTTTTTGTCTTGAAATGTACGGAATTGGTTGCAAAAACTAATTAACACCGAAAATGTTtgattaattcataaaatatagtatcgttgaattagtatcccataacacaagtctcgaacttactttggggctaactcaacctgtgtgatttatccatatatatttatttattctttccAGGCCACCATCACCAGTCCCCGCCCACAATGGTTTCCCCGAGTACCTGGGTGGTGTGGGCGGCGGCAGCTACGTGAACACCGGGTCGCTGGACTCCCGCTGGTCCAGGCGCGGGGCTGACGACGAACACAGGCTCATCGCTAGATACGCCGCCAGGCTAGCTCACGAGAACAGGACTATGGTAAGTGTCATCTTTACGTATTATAAGGAGTCCTcttgtcgcgtctgtctgtatgaacacTATGAAACAATATCATGAAAACCtcgatatacatatattatgctGATATCCCTAaaatgataaagaaaaaagttttaaacgtCATCAATTTATGGCTTTTAGTTTGTACCGTTCATTTGTTTCATTAACTATGATTAAATCAATATTGTGTGTTTTACAGCCGCGAGCGGGTAGATCCGCGTCATTGACACCGGAGCTggttagtaattatataagcTTAAATTATACTCGTTGCTGCCCTCGGCTCCGTCCACGGTAAAAATCGACAAATTCCCCAAAAGCCTATGGAAATTCCTATGGGAGCCAAGTCACTTGGCGCAGCTAGtgtgcaataaagttgtttcaaataaagaaatacgaaaaaaaatatcacatgtGTTTTTTCAACTATCCGTGCAGTTTATAGAGAggcatgcaaaattttaatcaaatcttgaactgtacttacattttaagtaaatcttaacttttaaaactttttcttcTAGGGTCGGTCGTCGTCTGAAGGTTCTGAAGTTGACGCGGCCAGACAACAGAGGGAGCTGATATCTCAACTAGAAGCTAAGAACAGGGAGATTATGAGGGAGATTGCCCGGCTCAGGTAGGGTTGCCAACtcttttttcctttttgaaaaaataatgagacaaaacaatgaaaaaatgCGGTAATTGAACATATGACAAGCATGAGTTTCATGTATAACAAaagcaataatataatataaaataattagtttaaatttataccgccttattaatttttatgaataaggaGTAATTGGTAATTTAGGTTTAAtgagtaaattaataatttaaaataataaatggtcAATACTCAACGGCCTACACTAATTGAATTTGTATCGGGGTTCCGacggacacaaacacagaatcGGGCACGAGGCACGACACACCCAGAACAGTAGACAAATATCTATGatcacaaatacaaatatttgcccccgctgggaatcgaaccagAAAGAGGACGGGCGTGGTcgtcaaaatacattttatcacaAAGAAACATTTTGCCAAAGAGACATTTCGAAATTAGAACGTCtaagtttcaaatattttttatcatccaGACGACAACAGGAAGCGGAAGCGAGCGCCGGCGGCGCATCCGGCGGTTCTGCCCCGCCATTAGTTTCCGAGCTGCGAGCGCTGAGGCAACGGAAAGACGAACTAGAAGGACATCTGTCTTCGCTGCAGGAGTCCAGGAAACACCTGATGCAGCAACTGCAGGGACTCATGAGGATGCTCAAGGTAGATAGATAGTTAATACATTTCGATATTTagggaataaaaaaaagaaacgtgataaacctttattttattggttcTTACATTACAATCAAATGTAAGGGCAGTCGTGGGAGGAGAGGAGTTAATTCGAGGGCcgtatcttaaaaatataaaattaatgtaacgTAGATTCATTCTTACGTCTTTCATAGCGACGGCGATTACCCCTCTATTCGCAATACCCCAGTCGCGGACGAATTTACTAAAGCAAGCGCCACTAACACGATCACTGCGAACTCTGAATGAGGTTGCTAATAGTGTGGATTTATTGTATGCAATAAGTTAAAGTAGGTAAATAGTTATAGGGTATTATGTAACCTTAATTAAGTACGCTATTGCATTGGACTATCTCTGTAATGATAGTGTATtatgtattgaataaataaataaatatttttgtgacaaccctgatcATACTGTCAACGCTGGCGGCTGTTTCGCTTTGAGCAAATTTGTTGACCGGTAATTTCTTATTGAATAACTGTATTAACAACTGGATTATCATTAAATTGTGGtaggatttattattaaacccAATTTTCTTTACGTTTCAAGAAAAACATCTTTTTTCTGTTATCGAAATTTTTCCAACTTTTCTTGTGTtcgtttttcatatttttgtgttcTTATGTCAATTACTAGCCTTGCCCCGCGGTTTCTTTCTTTTgggaatttttaaaaatagaattggCAGCATGATATTAAATGAGGTTTctattttcagaaaatatacattttttatttcaactaccTACTACAACTACAATTACTTACAATATAgctaaactttattaaaaacttaagttttactaattcaatttatataaaaatgctttacactatatgaaacaataattattcCTAGCTAAAGTCATTATCTAAGCCATGCAAAAAACGAAcgattaaaattatctattttctGGTTTTCATTCATACTTAAACTACCCCAAGGATATTCGAACGGGACGGCTATAGTCATATTATTCATAGGAGCAACAGAGATTAGATACTTAAACTTTGCCCGTCTTTCCGTTTGCTTGAGAAACCTGCTTTATTTATAGTACTCTAACGGTTATACGCGGTGTCGGTCGCGGTAAAAATGATATCTTTTACGGTTAGCGTAGTCACATGAGATAGAACTATTCAATAGGTCTACCAGGCAGGTTGCAGCTGTTGCCCTTATAAAACTGGCACACAATaagagacaaaacatgttAGTCCAGTTTCTCCTCTCTCTAACACGcgtttttctttcttgtatgagtgaGATGGAAAATATGTCGTAGAGTTTTCTCTGGCTTCTttcttgttaatttaatagCTAGTGTTAATTTGTTGCTGGCCAgtgtaatttttcttcttgttCAATGTTACTTTCTTGTTGGTCAAGCTTAATTTCTTGGTGACCAGTGTTAATTTCTTGTTGGCCTGTGTAAATTTGTTGACCGGTAATTTCTTGTTGTCCTGTGTAAATTTGTTGACCGGTAATTTCTTGTTGTCCCGTGTAAATTTGTTGACCAGTAATTTCTTGTTGCCCTGTGGAAATTTGTTGACCAGTGTTAAGTTCTTGTTGACCAGTGTTAAGTTCTTGTTGACCAGTGTTAAGTTCTTGTTGACCAGTGTTAAGTTCTTGTTGACCAGTGTTAAGTTCTTGTTGACCAGTATTCATTTCTTGTTGGCCTGTGTAAATTTGTTGACCAGTAATTTCTTGTTGTCCTGTGGAAATTTGTTGACCATTGTTAATTTCATGTTGACCAGTATTAATTTCTTGTTGGCCTGTGTAAATTTGTTGACCAGTAATATCTTGTTGTCCTGTGGAAATTTGTTGACCAGTGTTAATTTCATGTTGACCAGTGTTAATTTCTTGTTGACCAGTGTTAATTTCTTGTTGGTCTTCCTGTTGTTGGTCATCAGCGCGGTACGTTCGGTCGCCATTTTCTTCACTACTCTTTTTCTTCTCCCTTTTCCTAGGCACAGCACATGTTTGGAATACCCCATACGCGCTATGGATACATGACATTAACTCCTTACCTGTAATACGATTTTAAATGATTATCCGGTCATGTGGCGTATTGTTGATGGACTAACTCCAGGAGGTCAAGTTAAACTGACCTAACTGTACTGTGGTCTTACCGGTGAcaaaaaaaacgggttgcaaTACGGGAGtaccggcagaagtgaaaacatgaaaattaacattgtgcATAAGACATCAAAAGTCTTATTATTAAAGGTGCATAACGCCGCtaagtaattttcattacaaaaaaatttccATTCACACTTACTTTTACTTCCCACACGTGCGGTCTCGTAGTCAGGCGCGCGGGTCACCTTTCGGAATTTCAGCTGGTATCTAGCtgcaaataacaatataactaTCACATAAAACATAGTAACTTAATTCCCactgtctatctgtctatgtaggcttagatctttaaaactacacagcgcattttatagttgtttttttttatagatagagtgattcaaacGGAAGATTATTATATCTACCGGTTCCGCGTCTATAAGTGTGGGGCCTAACTGCcaaagaaagaaaatctttaaataaagttttaggTAAAACTGCACAAaaaggtttaaaaatattgtcaaatatttttttaaattagaaattgtAGGATCGGTAAAGAGGCTATTAACGGCTCGGAAGGAGTTGGGGGAgatctttgcccagcagtgggttaaaaaaggttttgtataaaaaaatccacCTCGTTGAACTCTTGATTGACCCTCATCGTCGCTGATGGCGTCACTCAGCTTGCCACGGCTGAGGTCACCGCTCTCATGCTCAACGCTGCTGGAGTCTCTCGTTTGCTGTTTCCCAATACCTTTGGTTTTGCCGATGCAACTCTTGAAAATTCTCGTCGACTGAATGAAGCACAATACGTATTTGATGACACCTGGGCCGTTACCTGCGAAGTTTTCGACGTTGTAAGAGGCTATACATTGTTATAGTGATATAGAGTATTAAAATACAGAATGAAATACGCgaaattgtatcaaaaattAACCAGGTATTCGAGACCTCCAGTTTCATGCCTTAGCCCTATCACACACAGCTCGTAATCGTAgagtaaataatcaaaaaattttgacatttaaatcATGACATTTTGAATGTACCTACTATTGTCCACTTATTTTATTCGTATTCGAATGTACTCCACTGAAATGTTTATACAAAACCTGGCATTTTAAAATGACAATCTAATTGCTATCCTATACAAATCGTACTATGTTTTTCACAATATTCCATAAGTTGTTTGTTGGGAACTGAGcatattgtgatttttttaatgacatctgtttaattattttttgtgtatatggtttgtatttttttataaaacctaGCAGTCATggtggtaagtggtcaccacagcctatcaacgcctgcaactccaggggtgtcacacgcacgttgcctactttgtgtCGTAGGTCTAATAGTAGGTAGGGTAGTCTTTagccacagtaccctgtaatcacGCCGCCTCTGTcgcccttcaaaccggaacacaacaatgcaagctcTGCTGTTTGGCGGCAGAATACACGAGAGTGAGGTGCCCATGCAGACTACCTTTTGTGCTAAGGTCTACTGGTGAATATGTTGTCTATTGATcatcatcaataaatttaagaacgGGGTTTTTGTCGATGGAGTATATTCCATTCTACTCTGTTTCCTGCCATAGATATACACTATACGACACGACTTTTACcttgtcttttatttcatctatggGAATACTTGTCTATCCTTTCCCACTTCTAGCTTCATTCATTTTTCCTTCGAACATATATAACTAttgatgtatatatttttatctagccTGTGGatgttgtgtcccactgctgggcaaaggcctccccctTGTTTCTATTGCAAACTATATATTACGAcgtatataaaactatattgacattattttcaatatataattaatacatactAGGAGTATTTGCGACTTGTCTGGTGGGTTCGGTTGGTCTTGTTACAATCTTATATTTCTTTTGACGATTGCCTGTAAGCAGTAATATAATGTTTCTGTTATACTTACATTATcatgttcataaaaaagttaaaatacttCTTGATTTTACCCGCgtaatttttccgggatgaattgtcgctatatgtatgcaaaacgTCAATAAAATTAGTTGAGTAGAGGTAGAttagcgtgaagaggtaacaagtAAACCaacttattttgaattttataacattagtgaGGATGATAGGACGAgactacattttttaaaatataaaacaggaTTATTACTGgatattattctaaaaaatgtatagcaagaaaaaaaattatttaagaaaatgataCATAATACACATGgcataaaagttaattttccgAAAACAGTACAATGCGTTTGACGTTTTCCGTCAATGCACATGCGAAAATTCGCCTCcgtgaatttgaatttcatacaaatttttacCCCTCCCATTATACCGCCtccatttgggggttgattatgaaaaaaaatcattaaaaacgTTTGGCCGTCAAAGCGGAACTGACAAACAGACAGTCTTTTgcgtatatataataaatatgataatatacaacgttagtatatatatggttattcaaaaaatgttCTTACCAATACTAGTATTAAAACCGACATCCATATACGCTTCATAGTTGACGTCAAGTTTCTTGAAAATGTTCAACAAGCCCTCGAACGCCCTCCTCTTCCTCTTGCAGTTGATGTTAGCTCGAAGTGCATACCCACTATCGTATTGATCACCAACCTGTACAATTTATCATAACACACtgatcccaactaatattttaaatgtgaaaataattttgtttattacctcttcacgctcaatctactcaaccaatcaaCCAAAGTTTAAAGTGTGGACTAcgtgtatgtaaaatttcaatctactcaactaatcttcttgaaattacaaacaagcaaacttactttcacatttataatattagttactatTAGTACTAGTTAGGATAGGATAAAGCATACCTTAagttaaagtttgttttgtcactatcgcactttacaaaatatggCATTGAtagaacgagacaaaataCTTTAGCTTATGTAAATCCTATTTTAGGGTGCCCGCACACAACTATACGCAAACACTAAATTTACCTTTGTAACGTATTCACACATAGACAGAAcaagacaaaacataattcGGCTCAAGTAAATCCTaaaagtggtcctattttagtgTGCCTGCACGCAAATACacgtaaatacaaaatttacctGTGTAACGTATTCACACTTGGGCAATTTTTGGAGCACAGTCTCCAATTTTCTTATGTCACTCCTAAGAAACGCCGAAATGTAGTCGCGACTATCCGCTTGCGATCTCTTCTTGCTTTCAACTGTGCTGATTTCCAGCAAGCTTGTGACCTTTACAGTCAGACATGTGAAAATTATCGCTATAGAATACTTCATCCCACACCTATTTTGTTCTGTTTtactatagattttttattttaattacaatatcgTGTATTCCCATCTTTgtccacaaaaaaaaaacaatattttgcatgtattaaaacaaaaacaatttcttagttcatttcacaaaatgtcctttcattaacaattattttaatcttttataaaaatttgaaaaagtcaAGATTTTATAATGCTTATAAATTCATAGTTTCGagttcaaaagtaaaaaaaagatcGTAACAACTACGAGTAAACACAAACTTTAATTGATTTTGCAGTTTATTTATGGATattggaaattaaaaattaatcaatcgTGAATATTTTACGAATCAAAATTGTTATGGGCTACGTTTGTGGATTTTCCGAGTCACCAAGATTAAGGTTCTAATATAATGATGCATATTGATCATTCTTCCATTAATATAGTAACCATCACTACATagtgtaaaaacaaaaacgaatTAAACTTGGTACAccggtagaatataacctggaataacacatagggtactttttatctcgaaattcccacggaggCGAAACTCCGGGACACAGCTAGTAGATTACAGTTATACTATATATTCTTATCTTTTAGTGGGCATGCGTTTACGACTTTAAAAGACTCGAAACATTAACTAACACACTCGAAACGAGTGGTGGAGctaagagtaataaacattatttaaccGACGAACtgtttgaattatatatatatatatatccgcTTTATatagggttactggtatcaaacgcaaaacctctaAAAGACTTTTTCATGATTCGtagttttcttcttcatattaaaaaaaccaatttatctattcaaattcaaatcattcagaaattaagaatttagaccttcacaggcaatttttctcgtcaattttgtcaatttttatatttatagttatttctcacaagctacaaactactggcatttcgggacgaccactgctgagaagaaatgccgaaagaaactcatttgagtGTTATGattgttatgattatgattgtgtgatccgagtgctgattataaaatatatatatatgtgtgtgtgtgtgtgaaacacaattaacttaggaggagggaacctcacgacctggcccacgatttttttaattatttaataaagattctacacatctacacatcttaattcttaactctatgtaatatatttgttaattaatttattacagacGCAGCAATCATCGCCAAGGTCGACGCCGAACTCGTCTCCGCGGTCAACAAAAAGTCCGCCATTACCGGGTGCGCAGCCGCAACCTTCTGCGCCCGAAAGGTATTTACCCTTccttatcactacatagtataaaataaagtcgcttcccgctgtctgtccctaagTGTTCtgagatctttaaaactacacaacggattttgatgcggttttttaaattagatagaTGTGATTcttgaagaaggtttaggtgtttaatttattattgttttacccgggcgaagccgggacgggccgctattaaataaatgatcatcatcatcagccgtTTAAAGGGACTACTGGAGCTCTATGGATAAGGAACATGGGCCACGTGGGCCCATTCAGAATTGGTGAGTTTTGACggctgcaaatacaaccgggaccaatGGCTTAACGTAGCCGAAGCACGGAGTAATGtaatagaaacaaataaaaataagaaattatttatcagaTCATAAAGTCTTgaggtatttttgattttggaattaatatatacatgCACATGAAATTACACtgtattcattcaaataaCATCTATTTGATATAATACACGGTTGATTGATTGACAACATTCAGCGGTCCACAGAAAGCATTAAGCTTGAATCGGGAATCGAAAAATCGATTTCACAGAAAATCACCAAGGGGAAAACGATGTGTTACTGTATATGTGTGCGCAGTGCGATTCgtagtgagacgcagctaaccaatcacaatgcgccatcgtgacgcaacgacaaccacaccgcaatgtgattggttcgctgcgtctcactacGAATgaatggtgagaagtgaaatgtaatGTATCTATTGCAGGGAAGGCCCCGGGCGAGGCGCGGTGCGCAGCGCCCCGCAGACGCCGTCGCTCGGGGAGCGGGAGCGAATCGACATGACGCACAGTTTAGGTATTGTAACGTCTGTttctctatctctctctctttttctcaTTCGGAGCTGCGACGCCGCGTAGCCggagtaataaataaaccttgCAATTTTGTAGATTCGGCTGCGACTTTACGATTggtcgcctgcctgacgtcaacacGTTAGGAAtgctgttgcctatcagcagCCACTAAGGCTATATTAGTCGAGCGAGTGATACGAGAAGATATGCAGTGGTTCCATATTATTCCATGTTATTTaaaagtcaatattttttaaaaactttattcgaGTACTTGAACAACGGAGTAATAAGTATACAATTCTTATAATTATtcgtattatatttaattctatttcaGGTGGAATGGAGAGCATGGGCGAGAGGAATTTTCATCAGAACCAACAACGTCCTACCAATAGTatgtttacaattattttttactaattaattatgcGGCGGTCCTACTTGAGGCGGGGTGTTGGGAGCTTAATTAAGATTACATTGTCATAGTTAATCAAGATTACattttcatagtttttttatcCGCTTTTTGGAAGTGTTGATATTTACTTGAAACTTCGCATAGAGGATCTATCCAAGGTACCCTGTCACCGTTTCGTATGTGCACGGGTTTTATGGTACACcctgtgtaaataaatatatttgcagtGGGCATAGACAATCGCAATCTGCGCAGCGATCTTCTGTATGCTGCGGATTCTGTCACCAACGCTATGTCCACGCTTGTCAGGGAACTCAACTCTGGTCAGTGCatatttatcattacatagtataaaacaaagtcacatCCCGCTATCTGTCTGTCGCTATGtttgcttagatctttaagaGTACGTAATGGATTTTGATGGCGGGTTTTTTATGAGTGATTCAAAAGGTAAGTGTGTATGTATCTTCTTCGTAGTCGTAtccctcatggctgagggtcatggtcattacgtggaatgaaacacacacagcaactttcttggcactattaatggagtggtttgccattgccttctacattacacacacaagttaaaaatcaacaagtgtgcagatttctaactatgttttccttcaaatgtttgtatgtatataacatgcataatattgtacCCGTGCGAAGGCGGGGGCGGCtgctagttattaatattacgaGCTGTTAAGTGTCCCACTGATGGACAAAGAACCCCCTCCATTATTTCCATTTGTTTCGGTTTTgtgttaaatattgttatttgttctaatttataattgttttgcaGAGGGATCCGATACGGAAGACACGATCAAGGGAGAATCTAGAAAGCATAGAGGTAAGGACGAAAGTGTAATAGAAAGTATGCGATACGAAATAATGAGACAGGCTGTTTAAAGTAACTTTAAGTTGTAAGTTTAActtgtctgtgtatctgtatgtctgtctgtggcatcgtagcagtcTAACGACAATCGATTTGGAtctcgtttttttatttgaaagataattgAATCGAGAATATTCTCGAGCTATGTTTGGCAAATTGTGTGTTCAGCGTGTTTGGAAACCGTTAGTTCTTTTCTAGCGGACGAAATGATGCGGGCTACATCGGGGTCGGAggtttcttacatttttatatttagtttttattaaagtgtTATCGTATCGTgggcatatttaaaaattactttagcttttttaaaattatttctttaaaaaaaatgaagtagtaaaaccttaataaaccAATACTATTTATACCGGGTGGGATTTTAGCGTGAGACAAGGCCGAGCGCTATGATAAAGCCGAATATGTAATGATCCATGCACGCCTGTACTATACaacgttttttaataaactaaataaactaataaattttacatgtatGACGTGAAACATCTGCGGTTCTGGGTTTATAGATTTCAGTATTTGCGTCCATC containing:
- the LOC128679762 gene encoding dystrobrevin beta-like isoform X1: MSLERDNLSVGPSPSVTSSDPRSLLLQEMREQNFDLIRFASYRTACKLRYVQKKCNLHVIDIWNVIEAFRENALNTLEPNACVNVTRLETLVSSLYHNLNKRLPPAHQVSVEACSALLLNWLLSAYSTGENVGKIRVFSIKVALATMCAGKLMDKLRYIFSQLSDGNGHLMMKRLSDYLREVLALPAAVYESPSFSYNDSLSLSIFNQNGKITVNDFLDTMMSDPGPPCLVWLPLLHRLASVENVVHPLACSACRRSSLTGFRYRCTRCANYTLCQDCFWRGRVSSTHTNEHEVKEYAAYKSPSKQIGATLRKSFRCVPERARPQLPRYPDQPERTLNLSHIVPPSPVPAHNGFPEYLGGVGGGSYVNTGSLDSRWSRRGADDEHRLIARYAARLAHENRTMPRAGRSASLTPELGRSSSEGSEVDAARQQRELISQLEAKNREIMREIARLRRQQEAEASAGGASGGSAPPLVSELRALRQRKDELEGHLSSLQESRKHLMQQLQGLMRMLKTQQSSPRSTPNSSPRSTKSPPLPGAQPQPSAPEREGPGRGAVRSAPQTPSLGERERIDMTHSLGGMESMGERNFHQNQQRPTNMGIDNRNLRSDLLYAADSVTNAMSTLVRELNSEGSDTEDTIKGESRKHRDFDEDDDSDEPMPRPQPPRHYLHDNNVQDTPPPLPARTGVGYPRP
- the LOC128679762 gene encoding dystrobrevin beta-like isoform X2, encoding MSLERDNLSVGPSPSVTSSDPRSLLLQEMREQNFDLIRFASYRTACKLRYVQKKCNLHVIDIWNVIEAFRENALNTLEPNACVNVTRLETLVSSLYHNLNKRLPPAHQVSVEACSALLLNWLLSAYSTGENVGKIRVFSIKVALATMCAGKLMDKLRYIFSQLSDGNGHLMMKRLSDYLREVLALPAAVYESPSFSYNDSLSLSIFNQNGKITVNDFLDTMMSDPGPPCLVWLPLLHRLASVENVVHPLACSACRRSSLTGFRYRCTRCANYTLCQDCFWRGRVSSTHTNEHEVKEYAAYKSPSKQIGATLRKSFRCVPERARPQLPRYPDQPERTLNLSHIVPPSPVPAHNGFPEYLGGVGGGSYVNTGSLDSRWSRRGADDEHRLIARYAARLAHENRTMPRAGRSASLTPELGRSSSEGSEVDAARQQRELISQLEAKNREIMREIARLRRQQEAEASAGGASGGSAPPLVSELRALRQRKDELEGHLSSLQESRKHLMQQLQGLMRMLKTQQSSPRSTPNSSPRSTKSPPLPGAQPQPSAPEREGPGRGAVRSAPQTPSLGERERIDMTHSLGGMESMGERNFHQNQQRPTNMGIDNRNLRSDLLYAADSVTNAMSTLVRELNSEGSDTEDTIKGESRKHRDFDEDDDSDEPMPRPQPPRHYLHDNNVQSMAPSVITQS